The following proteins come from a genomic window of Chionomys nivalis chromosome 9, mChiNiv1.1, whole genome shotgun sequence:
- the Accs gene encoding 1-aminocyclopropane-1-carboxylate synthase-like protein 1 isoform X1 yields MDSAYGDSLQGECLRKPDRKRLKLYGVGDPVAMFSSDSSCLSSRGRVSKWFWDSAEEGYRTYHMDEYDEDKNPSGIINLGTSENKLCFDLLSRRLTQNDMLHVEPSLLQYPDWRGHLFLREEVAKFLSFYCKSPAPLKPENVVVLNGCASLFSALATVLCEAGEALLIPTPYYGAITQHVYLYGNVRLAYVYLESEVSGLNTRPFQLTVEKLELALQGVNSEGVKVKGLILINPQNPLGDIYSPEELQEFLGFAMRHQLHVIMDEVYMLSVFEESLGYRSVLSLERLPDPQRTHVMWATSKDFGMSGLRFGILYTENRHVATAVASLCRYHGLSGLVQHQMAQLLRDHDWISQVYLPENHARLKAAHTYVSEELRTLGIPFVSRGAGFFIWVDLRKYLRRGTFEEEGLLWRQFLDNKVLLSCGKTFECKEPGWFRVVFSDQENRLRLGAKYPAHVSRPLPHKHPDYLDKKGHGRLNVNVPFVDRTCHLALALKSRFLPSLLAV; encoded by the exons ATGGACAGTGCCTATGGTGATTCTCTGCAAGGAGAGTGCCTCAGAAAGCCAGACAGAAAGCGGCTCAAGCTCTATGGAGTGGGGGACCCTGTGGCCATGTTCTCCTCTGATAGTTCCTGCCTGTCCTCTAGAGGAAGAGTCAGCAAATGGTTCTGGGACTCAGCTGAGGAGGGCTACAGAACCTACCATATGGACGAGTATGATGAAGACAAGAACCCCAGT GGCATCATTAACTTGGGCACCAGTGAGAACAAACTCTGCTTTGACCTTCTGTCCAGGCGG CTGACACAGAATGACATGCTTCATGTGGAGCCCTCGCTGCTGCAGTACCCGGACTGGAGGGGACATCTGTT CCTGCGGGAAGAAGTGGCAAAGTTCTTGTCTTTCTACTGTAAGAGCCCGGCGCCCCTCAAACCAGAGAAC GTGGTTGTTCTGAATGGCTGCGCCTCGCTCTTTTCCGCTCTGGCCACAGTGCTCTGTGAGGCAGGAG AGGCTCTCTTGATCCCCACCCCTTACTATGGAGCCATTacccagcatgtctatctctatGGCAACGTCCGACTAGCCTATGTCTACCTGGAGAGCGAG GTATCTGGATTGAACACACGTCCCTTCCAGCTCACAGTGGAGAAGCTGGAGTTGGCCCTGCAAGGAGTTAATTCTGAG GGTGTCAAGGTCAAAGGCCTCATCCTCATCAACCCCCAGAACCCTCTGGGTGACATCTACTCCCCTGAAGAGCTACAGGAGTTCCTGGGATTTGCCATGAG GCACCAGCTTCACGTGATCATGGATGAGGTTTACATGTTGTCCGTGTTTGAAGAGTCTCTTGGGTACCGGAGTGTCCTGAGCCTGGAAAG GCTGCCTGACCCCCAGAGAACACACGTGATGTGGGCCACCAGCAAG GACTTTGGGATGTCTGGACTCCGCTTTGGCATCCTGTACACAGAAAATCGGCATGTGGCTACTGCTGTGGCCTCCCTCTGTCGCTACCATGGCCTCAGTGGCCTGGTCCAACACCAGATGGCACAGCTGCTCCGGGACCATG ACTGGATCAGCCAGGTGTACCTGCCAGAAAACCACGCCCGGCTCAAGGCTGCCCATACCTATGTCTCAGAGGAGCTCAGAACCCTGGGGATACCCTTCGTGAGTCGTGGGGCAGGCTTCTTCATTTGGGTTGACTTAAGAAAG TACCTGCGCAGAGGTACCTTTGAGGAGGAGGGGCTGCTCTGGCGCCAGTTTTTGGACAACAAGGTGCTGCTCTCCTGCGGGAAGACCTTCGAGTGCAAAGAACCCGGCTGGTTCCGGGTGGTCTTCTCAGACCAGGAGAACCGGCTCCGCCTGG GAGCCAAGTACCCAGCTCATGTGAGCAGGCCATTGCCTCACAAGCACCCTGACTACCTGGACAAGAAAGGCCACGGGAGATTAAATGTGAATGTGCCGTTTGTCGACAGGACTTGTCACTTGGCTTTGGCCTTGAAGAGCCGTTTCCTGCCCTCCCTGCTGGCAGTGTGA
- the Accs gene encoding 1-aminocyclopropane-1-carboxylate synthase-like protein 1 isoform X3 has product MDSAYGDSLQGECLRKPDRKRLKLYGVGDPVAMFSSDSSCLSSRGRVSKWFWDSAEEGYRTYHMDEYDEDKNPSGIINLGTSENKLCFDLLSRRLTQNDMLHVEPSLLQYPDWRGHLFLREEVAKFLSFYCKSPAPLKPENVVVLNGCASLFSALATVLCEAGEALLIPTPYYGAITQHVYLYGNVRLAYVYLESEVSGLNTRPFQLTVEKLELALQGVNSEGVKVKGLILINPQNPLGDIYSPEELQEFLGFAMRHQLHVIMDEVYMLSVFEESLGYRSVLSLERLPDPQRTHVMWATSKDFGMSGLRFGILYTENRHVATAVASLCRYHGLSGLVQHQMAQLLRDHDWISQVYLPENHARLKAAHTYVSEELRTLGIPFVSRGAGFFIWVDLRKYLRRGTFEEEGLLWRQFLDNKVLLSCGKTFECKEPGWFRVVFSDQENRLRLGMQRVRQVLARQPQVVDEGSPCHPQEPSTQLM; this is encoded by the exons ATGGACAGTGCCTATGGTGATTCTCTGCAAGGAGAGTGCCTCAGAAAGCCAGACAGAAAGCGGCTCAAGCTCTATGGAGTGGGGGACCCTGTGGCCATGTTCTCCTCTGATAGTTCCTGCCTGTCCTCTAGAGGAAGAGTCAGCAAATGGTTCTGGGACTCAGCTGAGGAGGGCTACAGAACCTACCATATGGACGAGTATGATGAAGACAAGAACCCCAGT GGCATCATTAACTTGGGCACCAGTGAGAACAAACTCTGCTTTGACCTTCTGTCCAGGCGG CTGACACAGAATGACATGCTTCATGTGGAGCCCTCGCTGCTGCAGTACCCGGACTGGAGGGGACATCTGTT CCTGCGGGAAGAAGTGGCAAAGTTCTTGTCTTTCTACTGTAAGAGCCCGGCGCCCCTCAAACCAGAGAAC GTGGTTGTTCTGAATGGCTGCGCCTCGCTCTTTTCCGCTCTGGCCACAGTGCTCTGTGAGGCAGGAG AGGCTCTCTTGATCCCCACCCCTTACTATGGAGCCATTacccagcatgtctatctctatGGCAACGTCCGACTAGCCTATGTCTACCTGGAGAGCGAG GTATCTGGATTGAACACACGTCCCTTCCAGCTCACAGTGGAGAAGCTGGAGTTGGCCCTGCAAGGAGTTAATTCTGAG GGTGTCAAGGTCAAAGGCCTCATCCTCATCAACCCCCAGAACCCTCTGGGTGACATCTACTCCCCTGAAGAGCTACAGGAGTTCCTGGGATTTGCCATGAG GCACCAGCTTCACGTGATCATGGATGAGGTTTACATGTTGTCCGTGTTTGAAGAGTCTCTTGGGTACCGGAGTGTCCTGAGCCTGGAAAG GCTGCCTGACCCCCAGAGAACACACGTGATGTGGGCCACCAGCAAG GACTTTGGGATGTCTGGACTCCGCTTTGGCATCCTGTACACAGAAAATCGGCATGTGGCTACTGCTGTGGCCTCCCTCTGTCGCTACCATGGCCTCAGTGGCCTGGTCCAACACCAGATGGCACAGCTGCTCCGGGACCATG ACTGGATCAGCCAGGTGTACCTGCCAGAAAACCACGCCCGGCTCAAGGCTGCCCATACCTATGTCTCAGAGGAGCTCAGAACCCTGGGGATACCCTTCGTGAGTCGTGGGGCAGGCTTCTTCATTTGGGTTGACTTAAGAAAG TACCTGCGCAGAGGTACCTTTGAGGAGGAGGGGCTGCTCTGGCGCCAGTTTTTGGACAACAAGGTGCTGCTCTCCTGCGGGAAGACCTTCGAGTGCAAAGAACCCGGCTGGTTCCGGGTGGTCTTCTCAGACCAGGAGAACCGGCTCCGCCTGG GAATGCAAAGGGTGCGGCAGGTGCTTGCAAGGCAACCTCAAGTGGTAGACGAGGGCTCTCCCTGTCACCCTCAGGAGCCAAGTACCCAGCTCATGTGA
- the Accs gene encoding 1-aminocyclopropane-1-carboxylate synthase-like protein 1 isoform X2, producing the protein MDSAYGDSLQGECLRKPDRKRLKLYGVGDPVAMFSSDSSCLSSRGRVSKWFWDSAEEGYRTYHMDEYDEDKNPSGIINLGTSENKLCFDLLSRRLTQNDMLHVEPSLLQYPDWRGHLFLREEVAKFLSFYCKSPAPLKPENVVVLNGCASLFSALATVLCEAGEALLIPTPYYGAITQHVYLYGNVRLAYVYLESEVSGLNTRPFQLTVEKLELALQGVNSEGVKVKGLILINPQNPLGDIYSPEELQEFLGFAMRHQLHVIMDEVYMLSVFEESLGYRSVLSLERLPDPQRTHVMWATSKDFGMSGLRFGILYTENRHVATAVASLCRYHGLSGLVQHQMAQLLRDHDWISQVYLPENHARLKAAHTYVSEELRTLGIPFVSRGAGFFIWVDLRKVNRMELLGGGDVWQGKPRRVSCVLSYFCPPSTCAEVPLRRRGCSGASFWTTRCCSPAGRPSSAKNPAGSGWSSQTRRTGSAWECKGCGRCLQGNLKW; encoded by the exons ATGGACAGTGCCTATGGTGATTCTCTGCAAGGAGAGTGCCTCAGAAAGCCAGACAGAAAGCGGCTCAAGCTCTATGGAGTGGGGGACCCTGTGGCCATGTTCTCCTCTGATAGTTCCTGCCTGTCCTCTAGAGGAAGAGTCAGCAAATGGTTCTGGGACTCAGCTGAGGAGGGCTACAGAACCTACCATATGGACGAGTATGATGAAGACAAGAACCCCAGT GGCATCATTAACTTGGGCACCAGTGAGAACAAACTCTGCTTTGACCTTCTGTCCAGGCGG CTGACACAGAATGACATGCTTCATGTGGAGCCCTCGCTGCTGCAGTACCCGGACTGGAGGGGACATCTGTT CCTGCGGGAAGAAGTGGCAAAGTTCTTGTCTTTCTACTGTAAGAGCCCGGCGCCCCTCAAACCAGAGAAC GTGGTTGTTCTGAATGGCTGCGCCTCGCTCTTTTCCGCTCTGGCCACAGTGCTCTGTGAGGCAGGAG AGGCTCTCTTGATCCCCACCCCTTACTATGGAGCCATTacccagcatgtctatctctatGGCAACGTCCGACTAGCCTATGTCTACCTGGAGAGCGAG GTATCTGGATTGAACACACGTCCCTTCCAGCTCACAGTGGAGAAGCTGGAGTTGGCCCTGCAAGGAGTTAATTCTGAG GGTGTCAAGGTCAAAGGCCTCATCCTCATCAACCCCCAGAACCCTCTGGGTGACATCTACTCCCCTGAAGAGCTACAGGAGTTCCTGGGATTTGCCATGAG GCACCAGCTTCACGTGATCATGGATGAGGTTTACATGTTGTCCGTGTTTGAAGAGTCTCTTGGGTACCGGAGTGTCCTGAGCCTGGAAAG GCTGCCTGACCCCCAGAGAACACACGTGATGTGGGCCACCAGCAAG GACTTTGGGATGTCTGGACTCCGCTTTGGCATCCTGTACACAGAAAATCGGCATGTGGCTACTGCTGTGGCCTCCCTCTGTCGCTACCATGGCCTCAGTGGCCTGGTCCAACACCAGATGGCACAGCTGCTCCGGGACCATG ACTGGATCAGCCAGGTGTACCTGCCAGAAAACCACGCCCGGCTCAAGGCTGCCCATACCTATGTCTCAGAGGAGCTCAGAACCCTGGGGATACCCTTCGTGAGTCGTGGGGCAGGCTTCTTCATTTGGGTTGACTTAAGAAAGGTAAATAGGATGGAGctgttggggggaggggatgtCTGGCAGGGGAAGCCCCGTAGGGTCTCCTGCGTCCTGAGCTACTTCTGCCCTCCCAGTACCTGCGCAGAGGTACCTTTGAGGAGGAGGGGCTGCTCTGGCGCCAGTTTTTGGACAACAAGGTGCTGCTCTCCTGCGGGAAGACCTTCGAGTGCAAAGAACCCGGCTGGTTCCGGGTGGTCTTCTCAGACCAGGAGAACCGGCTCCGCCTGG GAATGCAAAGGGTGCGGCAGGTGCTTGCAAGGCAACCTCAAGTGGTAG